Genomic DNA from Acetilactobacillus jinshanensis:
CGCTCAAAAGGAATGTGAATGGGTCAAGAAGCATGTTGACACCAAGCGCTTAGCCGAAATCACTGGTGATGATGTCGTTGACCCTTATTATGGTTACACCAAGATTCTTTGGATTAAGAACCACGAGCCGCAGAATTGGAAAAAGATTAAACTCTTTATGCCACCAGCTGATTACATTATCTATAAGTTTACTGGTGAGATTGCGATCAATCATTCGGCAGCTGGTAACATCGGCGGAATCTATAACATTAATAAGCATTGCTGGTCAAAAGAAATGATGAAAGCCATGGGCATTCCAATGCAAATGATGCCACAACGGATGGTTGATGGCACGACCGTTGTCGGTTATCTGAATAACTGGTTTGCCAAGAAGATGGCTTTAAAGCCTGATATCCCAATCATCTCCGGTGGTGTTGACGTTGGTGCTACCGGTGTCGGGATGGGTGCCTTTAAACCCGGTCATTATGTCGCTGACATCGGTTCATCGATGAACGCTTCATTGGTCACAGAAAAGCCAATTAAAGCTAAACGATTGATTACATGGCCGTACCCGTTTAATTCTAAGCACCTGACCTATAACTTCTCGGGTGCCGCCACAGCTGGTGCAATCGTTAAGTGGTTCCGGAACGAAATGGCTCAGAAAGAGTTTACCGCTGAAAAACATGGTGGACCAAATACCTATAAAGTATTGGATCAAAAATCTAAAAACGTTAAACCCGGTAGTAATGGGATCGTGGCCCTGCCGTACTTCATGGGTGAACGAGCTCCGATCTGGAATTCAAACGCCCGTGGTGTGATTTTTGGCTTGTCACTAAGCCACAGCAAGTATGATTTATTCCACGCTTTTGAAGAAGCGGTCTGTTATGCATTACGGAATAGTATGGAACAGATTGGCACCAACCTTGGCGACTATATCATTATTGCTGGTGGAGTAACCCATTCACCGCAGTGGGTTCAGATGTTTGCTGATGTAACAGGTTATCCAGTTCGAATTCCGAAGAACAACGCGGAAGCTGGATTGGGTGACGCCATTATGGCTGGCCTAACTACTCATCAATTGAAATTATCCCAAGTCAAGCAGTGGCAGGTCTTAGGTCAGCCGGTTAAACCAAACCCGAAGAATCATCAGATTTACAATAAGTACTATCAGCTCTATAAAGACTTGTACCAGAGTCTGAAGGGTGATTTTGATAAATTAGTTAAAATTAATTAATAATAAATATTAAATATAATAATTCAAAAAGGCCTGATGCAATAAGCATCAGGCCCTTTATTTTACGAAGATCAGTTGGTATATTAAAAAAGTTAAGTTTTTGTAACGGTTACGTAATCATGAGCCGTTAATATATTAAATGAAAGTTAAAGGAACTTCTGTTAAATCTTTAATTGGTAAAAGGAAATTTTTCTATGGTTAAAGATCATAAATTGTTGAAAACTATTTTATGGCCAGTCGTCCTAACGATCGGTCTTGTGCTTGCTTTGTTTATCGGTGGCGCTAACTTGTCAAACACGACTTCAGTTAACGCTGCGAACGCCTATGATATTTCGGGCTGGCAAGGCTACATTAATAATCAGCAGGCTGGCCAGTTAAAACATGAGGTTAATTTTATGATTTTAAAGGCTGAACAAGGTGGCCTAGTAACTGATAATCAGTTCAATCACAACGCCTACGAAATGCAGAAGAACAACATTCCGTATGGTGCTTATGATTACAGTGTCTACGCCAATCCCGCTCAGGCATCTGCCGAAGCTAAAGCATTATACCAGCGTGCTCCACAGGCTAACTTCTACGTCAATGATTCCGAAGAAAATCTTGCTGGCAGTCAGTACAACGCTTCAACCCAGGCTTGGGCCAACGAAATTCATCAGATCACCACTAAACCAGCAATCTTATACAGTGGATCATACTTTATGAATACTCACACGACGCCGCAAACCAGAAATGCTTATGATGGCTTATGGGTCGCTCAATACGGTCCAGAACCAAACTTGCCTTACCATTATGATTTATGGCAATACACTGATTCCCATTACAGTCCGGCTTTGAGAGAACGAGTTGATGCTTCCGTCTTTCCAGATGGTGCTAATAAACCAATGTCATTCTGGACTGGTAAAAACGTTACTAAACGTCAGGCTAAGATGCAGATTGCGTCTGATTCAAACGCCCAGCCAAAGATTCGTCGAACTCGTTCCGCTCGGAAAGTAATCAAGAAACAGGTTGTTAAGACGAATTATCGTCGTAATAATCGTAGATCCCGTGCCAAGATCACCTATAACCCGAACTATTACCGTTCCAAGCGAGTTCATTTATTACAGGTAACCGGCCGTCACGGCATCAACCTTTATACCTTGAAGGGTAAATTTATCGGTCACGTTAACCCCAACGTGGTTTTAACGGTCGTTAAATACATTACCGTTTATCACAAGCGTACTGGTTACATGACTAAAGCCGTTGGTATTCACCATGGTCACTTAGACCTGTTTACTTCGAATAAGAAATTGGTTACTAAATACTAAAAACTAAATTAATCTGTGAACTGAAAAGTCCTCTAATTACTAAGCTTTAGGCCTAGCAGTTAGAGGATTTTTTGTTATCAATGATGTTGATAATTAATTCCAGACTTTCTTAGCCGTATCAACAACTAACCTAATCTTGGCCCACTGTTGCGCTTCTGTTAGATGGTTGCCTTCTTCAGTTGATGAAAAGCCACATTGCGGACTGATTGATAACCGATCCAATGGAACGTATTTAGTGGCTTCATGAATACGGTGGATTAGATGTTGCTGGCTTTCTAATTCAGGTTTCTTGGTGGTAACTAAGCCTAAGACGACGCCCTTATTACCATTGACGTATTGCAACGGCTTAAAGTCACCGCTACGTTTGGTATCGTATTCTAGGTAGTAGTTATCGACATTTTCTTTGCCAAATAATTCTTTGGCAACGGGTTCATAGCCACCTTGAGCAGCCCAATGGGAGTCATAATTACCACGACAGCTATGGGTGTTGACTACTAAATCTTTCGGTAAGTCTTTAATGGCTTCGTTATTAAAGACTAAGTTCAGTTTGATTAGTTTTGGCCAATCGATCTTAAGGGACGACTTCTTGGCTAACTTATCAATTAGCGAATGGAAACTTGGGTCACAAAGCGTCGCCCAGGTACAGTCATCTAGCTTAACGTCACGACAGCCAGAATTATATAAAGCGATAATTAGATCATGATAAGCTTTGCCGACGTCATGAATTAGGTCTTTGAGATTGGAGTAGTATTTCTCCAAGGCCTTAATATTTTCAGGACCGCGGATCAATTCGTTAAACAATTGAGCTGGCGACGGAATACTTTGCCGAGCAACGATATCGGGATCATCACTGATTAGGTTATGAAGATAGCGATAGGCCTTTAAGTCGGGATGACCCGGATTAAAGGAGATCTTACCGCTTACTCTAGCGGAATCCTTTCTGGTTTCTTCACCATGGAATTGATAACCGTGTTTATCTTTGACGTGGGCGATCCCGTTAAAGCCCCAGAAAGTATCTAAATGCCACCAACTACGGCGAAATTCACCATCGGTGACGATCTTTAAGCCGTTTTGCTTTTCTTTTTGAACTAATTTAGCGATGTCCGCGTCTTCGATTTGGGTTAAATCATTCCGAGAGATATTTCCCAGATGATAATTTAGACGAGCTCGCTTTAAATTCTTGGGACGTAAGAAACTTCCAACAATATCATAATGTAAATCTTGGTTCTTAAACTTAGGCATAAGAATTGTCCTCCTTTAATTTAAATTATTTATTTATAAAATGGGTTAACCCCAAACTTTTTTAGCGGTATCGATAACTAACTTAATCTTGGCCCACTGCTGCTGTTCAGTGAGGTGATTACCTTGTTCGGTGGAGGCGAAGCCACACTGTGGACTTAAAGCTAGGTCCTTTAGCGGGACGTATTTAGATGCTTCGTGAATGCGTTTAATTAGATCCGCGGGCTTCTCTAATTCAGGTCGTTTACTGGTAACTAAACCTAGAACGACTTTCTTACCTTTTGGCACGTACTTTAAGGGCTCAAAGCCACCGGAGCGCTTGTCATCGTATTCCAGGAAGAATGAACCCACGTTTTCCTTAGCGAAGACGGCATCCGCAATGTAGTCATATCCACCAGAGTATAGCCAGTCGGAGCCGTTATTGCCTCGACATAGATGGGTGGATAATCTTAAGTCTGACGGCAGATCCTTTAAAGCACCGTTTGTTAGGGTGATAAAGACACGTTTAGCTTGGTCTCGACCAAATAGACCACCAGTGATGAACGGCCAGGCGTGAACATCGTTTAATCCTGTAAATGCGGGGTCATCGATTTTAATGTCTCGGCAGCCAGCCTTGTATAATGATAAGAACAGTTGATGATAGGCAGAACAGAAATCGTGAATAAAGTCGTCAAAATTAGGGTAATACTTCTTTAAAGCCTTTCTGTTGGCAGGCTGACTGAACAGGAAACAGAAGGTATTAACAGGTGCTGAAACACTTTGACGAGGTGTAACGTGATATTTTTTAGCGACTTTCTTGAGATAATTAAAATCCCGTAAATCCTTCGATTCTGCTGGATTAAAAGCAATCTTACCAACTAAGCGAAGGGCCGGTAATTTACGGCGCTGGTGATGGAATGGTACGATGGAATGCTGATTTCTCGGAACATCAACGCCCGAGAAGCTACTGATGGTGCTGTCCGCAAAGTCCGTTCGGCTAAATTCACCATCGGTAACGATTTTCAAACCTAGATCCTTTTGTTTTTTAACGACCGCATCAATATCCTTATGTAAAATTGCTAAATATTGGTCTTTAGAAATTGAATGGTTATCAAAATAATTTTTACGAGCTTCTTTTAAATCCTTTGGTCTTAAGAAACTGCCAACGGTATCATAATGAACGAATTCAGTCATTTTAATCACACTTTCTTTTCATAAATCTTTAGTTCCAAACTTTCTGAGCGGTATTGACCATTAATCTGATCTTGGCCCATTGTTGCTGCTCGGTAAGGTGATTGCCTTCTTCGGTTGACGCAAAACCACACTGCGGACTTAGGCCTAGATTTTGAATTGGGACATATTTTGATGCTTGATGAATCCGGTCAATCAAATGATCGGAATTTTCCAACTGTGGACGTTTGCTGGTGATTAATCCCAAAATGATCTGGTCGTTGTTGTTAGCGTGTTTTAACGGTTCAAAGCCACCCGAACGGTCATCGTCGAATTCCAGGAAGAACTGGTTTAATTTTTCACGATTGAATAAACAGGGTGCTACGTATTCATAACCACCGGAAGTCATCCAGTGGGATGCGAAGTTACCACGACAGACGTGGGTGGAAAGGTTTAAGTCTTTCGGTAAATCTTTCAATGCGGCATTATCGAGCTTTAACGTTAAGCGTTTCGTCGCTTTACGACTGCGACCTTTACCGATGATTTTCCAAAAGGTCGAACTGCATAGCGCTGCCCAGGTACAATCATCTAACTTAAGGTCCCGACATCCGGCATGATATAAAACCATGATCAGATCATGATAGGCTTTGCCTAGATCATTAATGAACGAGCGGATGTCAGAATAATATTGCTTTAGTGATGCAAAGCATTTTTTATCCAGGGCCAGCATGCTATAGAACTGGGCTGGAGCTGGGATACTTTGCCGTGGAATTACCGGTTCGTCAGCCGTTAGTTCATGGAGATATTTAAAGGCTTTCAAGTCGGGATGATTTGGGTTAAACGAGATTTTTCCGGTAACCTTAATGGCTGGAACCTTTAACGGATCGTTTTTGAACGGGATCACGTTGTATTGACCGGTCTTTTCAATCCCGTTGAAACCAGCAACGGTATCCAAGAAACAATTATTGCGTCTGAATTCACCGTCCGTGACGATCTTTAATCCAGAATTGATTTCTTTCCTAACCAGTTTAGCGATTTCAGCGTCTTCAACCTGCGTCAAGTCTTCGTGAGTGATGCGATGTTCACGATAGGCCTGTCGAGCTGACTTTAACGGCTTCGGTCTTAAGAAACTACCGACGATATCATAATGTAAATATTGATGATTGTATTTAGGCATAAATTATTGATCCTCCTTGCTGCGAATTTAAATTGATAAACAAAAAAACACCTCCAAAATTTACGTATCATTTACGTAAATCTCAGAGGCGTTGTTATTATGTATGAAGCGCTGTGCCACTCCTAATTCAGTAATCCATAACGGGTTACCCTTTACTGGATACTCATAATTGAATATCAGAACGTAATAACGAACGTTGAACGTTAGCCGCTAGCTTAAAAGTTCGCGGCTAAATTACTCTTGAACCATTTCGTTAACCATTTAATTCCTGGATCTCATCAAGCCCAGTTCTCTTTAGAATCAATGATTTAACTACTTATTCATTCGACGTAATCAAATAATTGCTTAATTCAAATTTCATGAAGTACCGTAAAACTTAAAAATGGCCATGTCAAATAAATAA
This window encodes:
- a CDS encoding FGGY-family carbohydrate kinase, whose translation is MNYLIGTDIGTSSTKSIMIDTTGKIIAQDLEEYNLLTSKPLWAEEWPNVWLKAVQDTIRNVVKRSKVNVNQIKGIGISGLYGGSGIPLDKSMLPVRPALIWMDRRAQKECEWVKKHVDTKRLAEITGDDVVDPYYGYTKILWIKNHEPQNWKKIKLFMPPADYIIYKFTGEIAINHSAAGNIGGIYNINKHCWSKEMMKAMGIPMQMMPQRMVDGTTVVGYLNNWFAKKMALKPDIPIISGGVDVGATGVGMGAFKPGHYVADIGSSMNASLVTEKPIKAKRLITWPYPFNSKHLTYNFSGAATAGAIVKWFRNEMAQKEFTAEKHGGPNTYKVLDQKSKNVKPGSNGIVALPYFMGERAPIWNSNARGVIFGLSLSHSKYDLFHAFEEAVCYALRNSMEQIGTNLGDYIIIAGGVTHSPQWVQMFADVTGYPVRIPKNNAEAGLGDAIMAGLTTHQLKLSQVKQWQVLGQPVKPNPKNHQIYNKYYQLYKDLYQSLKGDFDKLVKIN
- a CDS encoding GH25 family lysozyme, producing the protein MVKDHKLLKTILWPVVLTIGLVLALFIGGANLSNTTSVNAANAYDISGWQGYINNQQAGQLKHEVNFMILKAEQGGLVTDNQFNHNAYEMQKNNIPYGAYDYSVYANPAQASAEAKALYQRAPQANFYVNDSEENLAGSQYNASTQAWANEIHQITTKPAILYSGSYFMNTHTTPQTRNAYDGLWVAQYGPEPNLPYHYDLWQYTDSHYSPALRERVDASVFPDGANKPMSFWTGKNVTKRQAKMQIASDSNAQPKIRRTRSARKVIKKQVVKTNYRRNNRRSRAKITYNPNYYRSKRVHLLQVTGRHGINLYTLKGKFIGHVNPNVVLTVVKYITVYHKRTGYMTKAVGIHHGHLDLFTSNKKLVTKY
- a CDS encoding 5-methyltetrahydropteroyltriglutamate--homocysteine S-methyltransferase, which produces MPKFKNQDLHYDIVGSFLRPKNLKRARLNYHLGNISRNDLTQIEDADIAKLVQKEKQNGLKIVTDGEFRRSWWHLDTFWGFNGIAHVKDKHGYQFHGEETRKDSARVSGKISFNPGHPDLKAYRYLHNLISDDPDIVARQSIPSPAQLFNELIRGPENIKALEKYYSNLKDLIHDVGKAYHDLIIALYNSGCRDVKLDDCTWATLCDPSFHSLIDKLAKKSSLKIDWPKLIKLNLVFNNEAIKDLPKDLVVNTHSCRGNYDSHWAAQGGYEPVAKELFGKENVDNYYLEYDTKRSGDFKPLQYVNGNKGVVLGLVTTKKPELESQQHLIHRIHEATKYVPLDRLSISPQCGFSSTEEGNHLTEAQQWAKIRLVVDTAKKVWN
- a CDS encoding 5-methyltetrahydropteroyltriglutamate--homocysteine methyltransferase; the encoded protein is MTEFVHYDTVGSFLRPKDLKEARKNYFDNHSISKDQYLAILHKDIDAVVKKQKDLGLKIVTDGEFSRTDFADSTISSFSGVDVPRNQHSIVPFHHQRRKLPALRLVGKIAFNPAESKDLRDFNYLKKVAKKYHVTPRQSVSAPVNTFCFLFSQPANRKALKKYYPNFDDFIHDFCSAYHQLFLSLYKAGCRDIKIDDPAFTGLNDVHAWPFITGGLFGRDQAKRVFITLTNGALKDLPSDLRLSTHLCRGNNGSDWLYSGGYDYIADAVFAKENVGSFFLEYDDKRSGGFEPLKYVPKGKKVVLGLVTSKRPELEKPADLIKRIHEASKYVPLKDLALSPQCGFASTEQGNHLTEQQQWAKIKLVIDTAKKVWG
- a CDS encoding 5-methyltetrahydropteroyltriglutamate--homocysteine S-methyltransferase produces the protein MPKYNHQYLHYDIVGSFLRPKPLKSARQAYREHRITHEDLTQVEDAEIAKLVRKEINSGLKIVTDGEFRRNNCFLDTVAGFNGIEKTGQYNVIPFKNDPLKVPAIKVTGKISFNPNHPDLKAFKYLHELTADEPVIPRQSIPAPAQFYSMLALDKKCFASLKQYYSDIRSFINDLGKAYHDLIMVLYHAGCRDLKLDDCTWAALCSSTFWKIIGKGRSRKATKRLTLKLDNAALKDLPKDLNLSTHVCRGNFASHWMTSGGYEYVAPCLFNREKLNQFFLEFDDDRSGGFEPLKHANNNDQIILGLITSKRPQLENSDHLIDRIHQASKYVPIQNLGLSPQCGFASTEEGNHLTEQQQWAKIRLMVNTAQKVWN